TTAGGTTCATCGCCGTGCCCTCTGAAACGCCAACTTCCCTGGCCACCTGGAGCATCGTGTAGGACGACCTTCCTATTGATGTTGGCCCCGAAACAAGCCCGGAGTAGAGCAGAAGGTTCCTTCCGTCGGGTGTTCTTACCCAAACGCTCACATCACCGCTCCAGTTGGCGGGAGGGACTATTAGGATGTCCCTTGGAGGAAGCGAGTAGTGGAAGTAGTAATGGTAACTGTTGCCATCTCCCGGCATATCTCCAGTGGGGGGCAGGTTCTTTCCAAAGAGGTTAACCCACGCGGGCGGGGCGAACTTCGGGTTTCCGTCCCAGTACGTTGCGTAGTACCAGTTCTCAATGTCTCTCGGGTTTACCAGGAATGGAGAAATCCCTGCCAAGAGCAGGTACGCGACCAGTATTACGCCCCCCGCTTTTAGCTTCCAGCTCATGTTCTCACCCTCGGGTCAAGGTAGACGTAGAGCAGGTCGGCGAGCAGGGAGTTGATGTAGTAGAGCAGTATCATGAAGAAGCCGACCGCGAATATCGCCTGAGGATAGTAGTAATAATCGACGCCATGGGGTGGCTTGTTAATGGCCTTGAAGGAGTTCAGGAGGACGTAGCCGAGGCCGGGGACGTCGAAGACCACCTCGACGACGAGGACGCTCATCAGGATGTCCATGAAGTTGTAGGTGGTGTAGGTCAGGAAGCTCGGAAAGACCACGCGCAGGAGCTTTTTCCGGATTCTGCCTTCTGGAAGGCCCCTCGCCCTGTCGTAAGTTATGTAATCGCTCTTCCTCTCACCAACGACGATGTTCCTGAGGGTGTATGCGTACTCCCATATCGAGGCAAGGACCATCGTTATCGCCGGCAGGAGAAACCCGACGATGTACGCGCTTGCCTTTCCCATGGTGTCCGTTACCGCGAGCTGAACCCTCATCGTGAAATCAGGAACGATTGAGAACCTCCATGCAAGGAGGAAGACGAGAGCCCCAATGAACCACACCGGCACGGCGGAGAAGAGCTGGGCAAGCGTGGAAACGAGTGTATCAAGCTTTCCCCCGTTGTAGCCGGCCTTTAGACCGAGGTAGGTGCCGAGCCCGATGACGGTGAGCTCGACGATGAGAAGGATTACCACGGTGTTCCTGAGGTAGTACCATATCGAGTGGCTGAAACCGCCTCCAAGCAGTCCCCGTCCGCTTTTTCCGAAAATCGAGAAGGCCGTCCTCGCGTAGTACTCAAGGGTCCCCGTGAATGTCGGTTTGATATTGAGTTGCTTGTAGGTCAGATACCAGGCGTACTCCGTCTCGTTCATCCCAAGCTTCTGCATCTCCGCTTCGAACCTCGCCTTCTCCTCTTGGATGAATCTGAGGTTGCTGACGAACCTATCCTTCATCTGGTACTTCGTGACGCTCCACTGGGCGGTGGTGACAAGCGTTAGAAAAATGATTGTTGCAATGACGAACAGACCTGTGTTTCTGAGTATAACTCGCCACGCCTGCCCTTTTCTTCCCATAATTTGCACCGTATCCTCTACCACTAAAAGATTAAAAATTTTCTGTGTTATAAGTTGAACTCGTCTTTCTTAAGTCCGAGTTTCCGCAGTACGAGTTCCCACTGCTCCTTCGGTACAGCTGGCTTTTGGAGTTCCCTCTCGGCTCTCTCCCTGCTCATGAGGCCGTAGCGGACGAGGGCAGATATCCTTCTGTGCTCGAAGCTGTGTCCGTGCTTCTCCCAGTAGAGTTCCAAAGCCGGCCCGAGAACGAGGCAGTTGGTTGTGTAACCGGGCAACTCTGGAAACTCGAAGGGGAGCTTTTTCAGTATCTCAAAGCGCTCCTCCTCGGTCATCATCGAGAGTAGCCTTATCTGAACGACCCCACCGCTCATGAGCCTGTACGGGTGGTGGCCAAAGGGCAGTTCATGGCCCGTGATGATGTATCGATAGCCGTTTTTAATCGCGTATTTCCTCAGCTTCTCCATAGTCCTCTTCGAGCAGGCCCTGCACGGACTCTGGCCCTTCAGCAGGGCGTTTCTGAATATATCGGAGTAATCGTAGCGCAGAACCCTGAAGGGGGCCCCGAGGTGCTCGGCTATTCGCTTCGCGTTCTCTATGGCCTCTTCCGCCATTAGCCCGTGGTCTATCATCACAGCCTCAAGTTCCGGGATTTTGTAGACCTCCTTTGCTAAGTAGAGCGCCACCACGCTGTCCTTTCCGCCGGAGTAGGCAACTATCGCCCTGTCCACGTCCTTCATGAGCTCCTCAAGTTCCTTCCTGACTTTCTCCCTGTCAACTGGATGCCTTAGATAAACCTGGCATTCACGGCATATCGGTTTTCCATCGATTATGTCTATCCTCGACGTTCTCTCATCGTTGACGCATAGTGAGCACTTCAGCATGGCAAAAGAAACGAAGGGCCCTTTAAATCATTTTTTGAAGCGCGATGCCAGCGAGTCCTTCTTGGACTTTACGAGTTCCACCGTTTCTCCGGTCTTCTTGGCGGTCTTCTTGCCAGCGAAGAACAGCACGAGGGCAACCTGGTCCCTGAGGAGGATTCCCCTGTTGTTCCTTGCAATTAACCAGGAGAACGCGAACCCGAAGACAAGGCCGAGGAACCACAGCTTGAGTATGAACGCTCCGGCGGGGCCCTTCGAAGTTGACACCGCTGAAAGTGCCTTGTATGCGAGTGCAAAGGCGAGTATGAACGTCCCCTCGAGGAGCAGACCGAGTCTCGTAACCTTGGCGATGCTTCTCAGCACCCTGCCCTCAGTGTCCTCAAGGAGCTTTCCGTCGTGGTGGCTGTAAACGAGAAGCTTCGCAACTCCGGCTCCGCTCCTGAACGCCAGAAACGCGAAGAGCATTGCCAGATAGTCCCATCTGACCTTCCAAGCGCCGTAGAGTCCAACCGCAATCCAAATCGGCGTGAAGAGCCGTTCGAGTGTTTTCTTTTCGTTTTCGGGAAGGTCAACTCGAAGGGCCCTTCGGAACAGCTTTCCGGTTACCCTTTTCATTAACCTCGTGAAAGAGAGCCATAGGTTTACACCCAGGAACGCCAGCAGGAGAAATAAGGATACTATGCTTTGAGCTTCCACGGTTTCCACCCTGTATATTTTGTCCAGTTCAGGTTTTAGGCCTTTCGAGGAACCTTGCCTCGACGAACCTGCCAAGGTCTATGAAGGCGTAGGCTATTAATCCGAGGGACAGGCCGAGAGGGACTATCTCCCACCAGTAGGGAACGTACTTCGTTATTCCTCCCATCAGGGGCGTGCTCATAATGGTGCCCCAGTTGAACCCGGGAATGACGTTAAAGAACCCGAGGAGGGTGATGAAGGCTATTATCCCTGGCACGGAAATTGCGAACAGGTAAATCACATAGGGAAGCAGAACCGGAAGAACGTGAAGCCTCAGTATTTGGAGGGCGCTTGCCCCCATTGCCCTGCTCGACTCTATGTAGTCTTTCCTCAGCTCTTCCTCGACTATCGAGCGGATTTCCCTTGAGGACGTTCCTATGAATATCAGCGCCACTATCAGGGCCATCAGGTACGGGTTGACCTGTATGATGATGGTCATTGGGTTTGGACCGGATTTAACCCGGCCAAGAATCGCCACAAGGAGAACCGCGAGGGAGAGGGACGGAACTGACGTCAGAACCTTTGAGAAGGCGTTGATAACAGACCCAAAACGGGTGGAGAGGACGCTTAGTGAACCTACAGCAAGGGCCAGAACCGCCAAGATACTCGCCCCGATTATGGAAATCGTTATCGTCTCCCGTGCACCGTAGGCATAGCCAGTCCAGATGTCCCTTCCGTAGAAGTCCGTTCCCATCCTGCCGTAGCTCATCCCGAGAATTCTGACCCTCGGCTCATCGCCGGGTTCGAGCTTTCCAAAGGTTCCTGTTATAACTATCGTGTAGGTGCCCTTCATGGGCTTGAAGTGAAACACGCAGTCGGTTCCGGGTTCTGCAAAAATGGCCCTGAGCGGGTTGTGGAAGAGGAGCTGGGACCAGGTGGGCTTCGGATTGCACTTCTCCTCCGCGATATTCATTATAGATGAGCTGAGGGTGCCGAGGTTGAGTGAATTTGGGATTATCCCGTTCCAGAGCGGGTACTCCTTTCCTCTGGGGTCAATGATGGTTACCCTGAGGTCCCGCGTGAGGTTGGGGATAACGAGGATGCCCTGGGGTACTTCCTTGTAATGGAACTCGTAGCGATACACAAAACTCCCGTTGATGTAAGTCCCGTGGAGCCATTCCGTCCTGGGGAGCCCCGTTAGTTCCCCGTACCACTCCGGCGGGACACCTGTTGGGTTGTATTTCCAATACGTGATGTTGTTCCAGTTCTGGATGCCCTCCCTCACGACCATGTGGGGCCCCACCAGAGCGAAACCCACGAAGAAAACGATTATAGCGATTGAGAGCTTACGCATCCCGCCTCACCCTCGGGTCGAGCTTTAGATACAGGCTCTCGAATATCGAGGCGTTCATGAAGTACATGGCTGACATGACGAGACTCGCGAAGAAGAACATGTCCCCAAATCCACTATGAATCAGCATGCCAACGCCAATCAGAAACGTCATTCCGATTCCCGGGACATTGAAGAGCACCTCAACGGCCATGTCGTTCATGAGCAGATTCAGGAAGCTGTAGCTTGTGAAGGTTAGAAAGCTTGGAAGGACAACCCGAAGGAGCTTGCGTTCTATCCTGTCGTCTGGAAGGCCCTTCAGCACGTCTGTCAGAATGTAGTCCTCGTTCTTTGCCCTCACCACGAGGTTCCTGACGTTCATAGCGTAAACCGGGACGTTTACCAGGGTTAAGGTGATAATCGGCAGGGCGAGACCCTTTAGATGGGTGAGAACCGTTACGTTGCCCTCGACACTTGCCCTGTGGATGTAGTCGATGTAGCTCAGGGGAAAAACGCTGAGTTTCCACCAGAAGACCCAGAGGAGTGCAACTGCCCAGAACCAGCCGGGGATTGCGGAGAACGCGGGTCCGAGGAACTGAAGGATTCTATCGGAGCGCCCTCCCCTGTAACCTGCCCTAAGGCCCCATACGACACCGATGATAAAGATAAGCAGGAGCGAAATCGATAGGATTGTCAGGGTCAGGAGTATGGCCCTACCGGGCGTTGTTCCCACGACCGATACGAATGTTTCGTGGGGAGATGGAATTATTATAGTGCTTGTAGTGTTGCCGTGCTGTATCGTGATTACCCTGTTCCCCTCGTTCTTGAAGATGTCGAGCGAGTACTTCAGCTGACTCTTTAGCAACTCTGGGAACTTGAGGAGGTTCATTTCATTGCTCACGGACGCGTTGCCACAGGATACCTCCGCTGAGGCTGTGAGGATGGAGAGTATCACAATAACAGTTGTGAATATCGCCAACTCTTGAAGGATAACCTTGATTATTTTTGGGCTCATCACCAAAATTACAAATGTAGTTAATAAAAAAGTTGCGGTTTTAATCCTTCCGCTCCCTCTTCACAACCGGTGCTACCTCTCTCGCGACCCTCTTGACGCTGAAGAGCGTGAGCGCGTCCATCCTCTTGAGCTGGGCTAAAAGGCAACCGCTTATTCTGACGTCTATGTACTTCTTCGCCTCCATCGCGGTTTTGAGGAGCTCCCGCATGCTCTCCGCCCTCTCGAAGTCGAGACCCGCTTTCTTTAGTCTTTCCACGTTGAGCTCGTGAACCGTCAACGGCTGTAGGTGCATCTCGTCTATTCCAAGCGAAGATGCCAGCTCGGCTATCCTCGGTATGTCCTCGTCGTTTATCCCGGGCATGAATATTGTTCTCACAACCGAGCGGACGCTCTTATCGCTCCCGACTATCCTCAGCGCGTTGACGACGGCATCGAAGGTGTCGGCGTTCGTAATTTTGAGGTGCTTTTCGCGCGTCGAGGCGTCGAGGCTTATCATCACCATATCGAAGTCCAGCTTGCTCCACAGTTCCTCGGTGAGGAGCGAGCCGTTCGTCTGCAGGTCGAGCCTCGCCTCCGGAAACCTCTCGCGGAGCATTCTGTTGACCTCCACTATCCGTTTGCTCAGCAGTGGTTCCCCGTACTGCGAAACGGTTATCGCCTTCGGGTTCTCCCAGCCATAGTAGCCCGGTTTTGGCGCCTTTCCGAGCTTCACCGCGACGTTCGAGTAGCAGAAGATGCAGTCGTGATTGCACGCTGGAGTAAGCTCGTAGCTCGGGTGGTGAACGGGGTTCGGATTGCTCAAATCGAGGCCCTGGCAGTATTGACAGTGACTCGGGTGGAGCATATCGTCAACGAACTTCTTTAGAAGCCTCGCCTCTTCGTTCTCCAAAACCTGGGGCTCGACGCCCATCTTCCTCGCGAACTCCTCCCAGCTGTACCTCATCCTCTCACCGGCCGGAGCGGAGAAAAGGGGCTTAAAAAGGTGATTGGTCAGAGAAGTCCCCTGAGCTGAACCCCCTCGAAGACCGGGCCGTCCCTGCACACCAGGTATTTTCCGAGGTTGCAGGAACCGCAGACGCCGATTCCGCACTTCATGTAGCGTTCCGCCGAGACCTGGACGTTTTCGTAGTCCATGACCTTGAGCACAGCTTTCAGCATCGGCTCCGGACCGCAGGCGTAAACGCCGTCGAACTCTTCCTTTCTCTCCGCTAAGACGTCCGTTGGGAAGCCCTTTCTACCTGCAGAGCCATCGTCTGTGGTGATTACAACTTCGTCCACGTAGTTTTCAATGTCGAGTAGCGCCAACTCTTCCTTCGAGCGGGCGCCGTAGATTAGGGTTATCCTCTCGAACTCATTTCTCCAGGCCTTTGCAAGTGCGTAGAGCGGTGGAATCCCGATTCCTCCAGCGACGAGCGCTACCCTTCTCCACTTCCTCTCGAAGCCCCTCCCGTAGGGCCCGCGAACCCAGAGCCTTTGGCCTTCCTCCAGCTCGAAGAGCTTTGAGGTGAAGGGCCCGACGCGCTTGACGACGAGCAGGTCCTTCCACGCCAGACTGAAGGGCTTCTCGCCGACTCCGGGAAGCCAGACCATGACGAACTGCCCCGGCGTGAAGTCGAACCCCTTCGAGAGCCTGAAGGCCCTGACGTCCTTCGCAACCTCCCAGGTTTCCCTCAGCTCAACCACGCTGTACATCCAAACGAACCCCCTCCGGCTTTCCTACGATTTCATCTTCCTCCATAACGACCCTTCCGCGGAGAATCGTCATTACAACCTTCCCCTTCAGCTTTTTTCCCTCCCATGGGCTCCATTTAGCTTTGGTGTAGAACTCCCCCGGTTTGACCGTCCACTCCCGCTTAAGGTCAACGACCGTAAAGGTCGCATCATTTCCGACGGCGAGGTCCCTGCCCAGGATTCCGAAGACCTTAACCGGGTTGTTGTGCATCTTCTCCACGATGTCAAAGATGCTAATCATCCCCCTGTTCACCGCATCGAGGAGGAGCGCAACCTCTGTCTCGAGCCCCGGGATTCCTGCCGAGCCGTTTCTCTTGTCCTCGAGCGTGTGGGGTGCGTGGTCGCTCGCTATTATCGGAATCCGCGAGAAGTTCTCCCAGAGCGCTTTAACGTGCTCCTCCGTCCTCAGCGGGGGGTAGACCTTGAGGAGCGGGTTCCTCTCGTAATCCTTTTTCGTTAGGAACAGGTGGTGAGGAGTGACCTCGAAGCTCACCCAGGGGAGGTTTTTCCGGAGTATGGCTTCAATTCCCCCTTTCGTTGAGACGTGGCAGATGTTGAGGGGCTTTTTGAGTCTCTCGGCGCTTTCAAGGGCCCGCTTTACGGCAACTTCTTCGACCTCGGGTGGCCTCTCGGGCTTCTCCTGAATTAGCCCAGCATCTTCCGCGTGGACGCTCAGAATGCCTGGTGAGCAGGAATAATCCCTCTCAAAGTTCTCCGAGTAAATTCCACCCGTCGATGCTCCCATGAAGGCCTTGTAGAAGTCTGCCCGGGCTTTTTCGGCCTCTTCACAGTTGTTCCTTATCAGAAAGCCGAGGGCGTAGTCGGCGTAGGCCTTCCTTCTGAAGAGCTCAAGGCGCTTCTCGAAGGTCTTGGAGTCCATAACGGGTGGCTTCGTGTTGGGCATGTCAAAAACGGCCGTGATTCCCCCGTGTATGGCCGATTTCGTTCCGCTTTCAATTGTTTCTTTGTTCCCCTGCTCGAAGTCCCTGAGATGAACGTGAGTGTCTATTAAACCTGGTAGAATGAGGTACTGGGACAGGTTGATTCGCCTTTCACCGGGGATTTCACCGGTTTTTATGGCGGATATCCGCCCCTCATCGATTCCCACACTGCCGGTGATGACCTTTCCACCCACTACTAACTTGCCGACCAAAACGAGCTCGTGCATTGAAGCCCGCACGGGGTTTTTCTGACCGGGGTTTTAAGATTTTTGATTCTGAAATCGGGTGCAGATACTTTTTCCGGGTTTCTATAGTCCTGATAATTGGCCAAACTTTTATTTGCTCGTAATTAATCCCCTAATCCTGTAAACTTGGGTGTTCTGTATCGCATAGTTTAGTTCGTGCCTGAGATTTCGGTTGATTTTGGATAGCTCCATTGTCCTCTGAGTTGCATTCTCGTTCCTTTTACAATAACGTAACCCTTAAATAGGGCTCGAATGTATAGCTTCATGCCATTATACGCCGTATGTGGCAACGTTGCCAAAAAGTGAAGGAGGCAGTGGAGTATGAATAGGAAAGCCCTAAGCCTGTTCGTTATGGGCTTGATGTTGTTTAGCGTTTTCTTGGTTGCCAAGCCAGCGAGCGCCCAGAGCGTCCAGGGAGACAAGCTTAAAATCGTGTACCTTGCCGCTCAGGGCAGTCTCTTCATGGGTGTCTTCAACCCGTCCCCGAGCGGAATGACCGACGTCTACACCAACCGCATCTGGTACTTCCTCAACGACCCGATGGTTGTAATGGGTCCGGACGCCCAGAGGCACGACTACAGGTGCCAGCTCGTTGACGTCAAGTACAACGTTCAGGTTCCTGAGGACGCAGTTATCTGGAACGGAACCCAGAAGCAGTGGGTTAGCCCCTACGCTGGCGAGACCGCCAAGAGTGCCATAACCTGGAAGTGCGGTCTCGGAACCTGGGTTGACGGCCAGAAGATAACCCTCGCCGACTACCTCTTCGACTACGCCATGACCTGGGAGTGGGCCTATCAGAACGGCAAGGACGACAAGTACTACGACGAGCAGTGGGGCAACAACCTCCAGGGAACCCTTAAGAACATAATGGGTCTCAAGGTTGACAAGGTCACCGACGACTACATCGAGTACACCGTCTACCAGGACTACGTCGTCCCGTACAGCAAGTGGGCCACCGCCCTTAACTTCGGTGTCAAGCCGAGCGTTCCGTGGGAGCTCTACAACGTTATGAGCGAGATGGTTGCCAACGGTGTTGAGGACAAGGCCTTCTCCTGGAGCGAGCAGCCGCAGAACGGTTACCAGATTGATATGATTGACCCGGACCAGATGAAGTACTTCAAGGCCGAGGCTCAGGCCATCCTCAACAGCGGAAAGCTCATCCCCGTCTGGCTCGAGACCGTTAAGCCGGTTCTCCAGAAGTGGGGCATCACCGAGGACCAGGCTGGACTCACCACCGACATGGCCAAGAAGGGTTATGAGGCCGTTATCAGCTGGATTGACAAGTACAACAACGCCATAATCGGCGACGGTCCGTACTACGTTGAGAAGTACGACCCGAAGGCCATGACCGTTGTTCTTAAGGTCGCCGACAACAAGAGGATTGGTTATCCGGGTGAGGTTAACGGTAAGAAGCTTCCGTGGGACCCGTACTGGAAGGAAATCGACATCTACGGAAGCCTTAACGACGACACCGCCATCCTCGCCGTTGCCAAGGGCGAGTACGACCTCTACTGGTACGCCAGGCCGTACAACAAGCTCGCCAAGGCCCTCCAGGAGTACGGTAACAACCTCAACCCGATTAAGACCATAGCCGTTTGGTGGGCCCTTGACCTCAACCTCGTCGGTGACCCGCAGACCGGTCTCGTCAACTCAAGTGGAACCGAGAAGTTCAACCCGTTTGCGCTCCGTGAGGTTAGGTACGCCATGAACTGGCTCATCAACAGGCAGTACATCGTCAGCCAGATACTCCAGGGAAGCGGTGCTCCGATGTTCGGTCCTGAGGTCAGCGGTCAGGTCGACGCCTACGCCAGGATAATGACCGTTGCCAAGGCTCTCGGCTTCACCCCGCAGGGTGACGAGGCCTACGCAATCAAGATGATTGACGACGCCATGAACAAGGCCGCCCAGAACCTCAAGGCCAAGGGATACACCCTTGAGAAGAAGGACGGCATCTGGTACTTCAACGGCGAGCCTGTTACCGTCAAGGTAATCGCCCGTGTTGAGGACGAGAGGCTTGATGAGGGTAAGTACGTTGCTCAGGTTCTTCAGAAGGCTGGTTTCAAGGTTGACCTCCTCCAGTGGCAGAGGAGCCAGGCCAGCAAGACCGTCTACCTCAGCGACCCGGCCACCCTCCAGTGGAGCGTCTACACTGAGGGTTGGGTCAGCAGTGGAATCCAGGACGTTGCCAGCCTCGCTTGGGACTACTGGTTCTTCGACATCTACGTCGACCCGAACTGGGGTACCGACTACCACAACCCGATAACCGTCGGTGACATGGTCAAGGTCATCGCCGGTGGCGACCTCAACAAGTTCATCCAGGAGCTCAACCTCAAGTACTACAACACCCCGGACAAGCTCAAGCCACTCCTTGACTGGACCGGCTACGACCTCGCCAGCCTCCTCGCCTACGCCAAGTGGACCGGACCGAACAACGACACCATCAGGCTCCAGGACCTCAACCAGTTCTGGGACCTCTACACCCTCGCCTACGCTGTCCACGCCTACAACGCTCCGCGTGTCTACACCGCTGAGACCTGGAACTTCTTCCTCACCAGCAAGAAGATAAAGGTCGAGTTCGTTGACCCGATAAGCGGTGTCGGTAGCTTCATCGCCGCCAGGTCAATCGAGCCGGCCCAGACCCAGACCACTACCACCTCAAGCACCCAGCAGACCACCACTACCAGCAGCAGCCAGCAGCAGACCACTACCACCAGCCAGCCGACCACCAGCACCAGCCAGCCCACCTCAAGCACCTCGAGCACTTCAAGCGGTGGCGGAATCTGTGGTCCGGCCTTCATAGTCGGACTCGCCGTCCTGCCACTCCTCCTCAGGAGGAGGAAGTGATTTCCTTCCCCTCTTTTTCTTGTTCCCTTTGATGAACACCCCTGTTCTCGTGTTCAAAATGTGTACATTTGTGCTCGTTTTGGGGAAAACTATTTAAACTTTAACTGGCACGTAAAAGTTGACTTCATGGAGAGCCAGTAGTATCGTTGCTGGAGGGGATAGAATGGGGATGAGCTTTGGAAAGTACGTGGCGTACCGTCTGGTAAACGCTGTGATAATCCTCTTCCTGGCGGTTCTACTGATGTCCGCCCTCTTCACGAAACTCGCGACAATCCAGTTGACTGACCAGGTAAACTCCGAGGTTCAGCAGTGGGTTAGAAGCTACACCCAGACCCACCACGAGAAGCCCACCGAACAGATGATTGAACAGTACAAGCAGTCCAGGATTCACTACTACCACCTTGACCAGCCGTACTGGAAGCGGACGTGGGAATACGCGATAAATACGTTCACGTTCCATTGGGGTCAATCGTTCCAGAAGGTGTTTGGAACGACGGTCATAGTTGACCAGATTAAGACCGCCCTCGCAAGGACAATACTCCTGTTCACGACGGCTGAAATCCTGGTTATCATAATCGGTCTTGCACTCGGTATCAAGAGCGCCCGCAGTCCAGGAAGCCTGCTCGACAGAACGATATCCATCCTGGCAATGGTCACCACGAGCCTTCCGATGTGGTGGCTTGGAATGCTCATGATACTTATCTTCGTCGTCTACCTCGGCTGGCTACCAATAACCCTGTACTCGCAGGTTGAAGTCTCAGGCTGGACCAACATACTCAAGAAGATGAGCCTCCCGGTTCTCACCATAGTCATAAACCTCTTCGGTGGCTGGGCCTGGACCACAAGAAACATCATGATTGGAACCATGCAGGAAGACTTCATCATGGTTGCGAGGGCCAAGGGTGTTCCGGAGAGGAAGATTATCTACGGCCACGCCCTCAAGGCAGCCGCTCCGCCGATTATCACCATGGTCATCTTCGGTCTCATAGGCTCCCTTGGTGGTGCTATAATCACGGAGATAGTCTTCAACTGGCCGGGAATGGGACGTCTCTACTACGAAGCACTCCAGCTCAACGCAGTTAAGACCATGATGGCACTGAACTACATGTTCGCAATGATGACCGTCTTCTCGATGGTGCTTGCGGACATACTGTACGCGTACCTCGACCCGAGGGTCAGGATTGGTGCCGCTGCCCGCTCGTGAGGTGGTGTAAATGAGATGGGTTGATTTCAAGGACAGCGTCAAGAGGTTTTGGAGCGATTTCAAGCACCAGAAGAGTGGAATGTTCGGATTATTTTTCCTCATAGTCCTCATAGTCCTTGCAATCGCCGCTCCTTACATTACAAGTCCAAACATACCCAAGGAGTGGCAGACCGGAACCGCGTGGATTACCAACCCAAAGAACGCGCCTCCCTCCTGGGAGAACTACTTCACAAGCGAGAAGAGGGCCACTCAGGTTGAGTACACCGAGAAGAACCTGCACATAGTGAAGACCGAGAACGGCAGTTACACGGTTTACAAGATGACGTTCACGTACGATATGAACTATGATGTACCGCCCAAGGACATAGTCATTACCGGACTCAACTCCACCGCCACCAAGCCCCAGGAC
The Thermococcus sp. 21S9 DNA segment above includes these coding regions:
- a CDS encoding ABC transporter substrate-binding protein; the protein is MNRKALSLFVMGLMLFSVFLVAKPASAQSVQGDKLKIVYLAAQGSLFMGVFNPSPSGMTDVYTNRIWYFLNDPMVVMGPDAQRHDYRCQLVDVKYNVQVPEDAVIWNGTQKQWVSPYAGETAKSAITWKCGLGTWVDGQKITLADYLFDYAMTWEWAYQNGKDDKYYDEQWGNNLQGTLKNIMGLKVDKVTDDYIEYTVYQDYVVPYSKWATALNFGVKPSVPWELYNVMSEMVANGVEDKAFSWSEQPQNGYQIDMIDPDQMKYFKAEAQAILNSGKLIPVWLETVKPVLQKWGITEDQAGLTTDMAKKGYEAVISWIDKYNNAIIGDGPYYVEKYDPKAMTVVLKVADNKRIGYPGEVNGKKLPWDPYWKEIDIYGSLNDDTAILAVAKGEYDLYWYARPYNKLAKALQEYGNNLNPIKTIAVWWALDLNLVGDPQTGLVNSSGTEKFNPFALREVRYAMNWLINRQYIVSQILQGSGAPMFGPEVSGQVDAYARIMTVAKALGFTPQGDEAYAIKMIDDAMNKAAQNLKAKGYTLEKKDGIWYFNGEPVTVKVIARVEDERLDEGKYVAQVLQKAGFKVDLLQWQRSQASKTVYLSDPATLQWSVYTEGWVSSGIQDVASLAWDYWFFDIYVDPNWGTDYHNPITVGDMVKVIAGGDLNKFIQELNLKYYNTPDKLKPLLDWTGYDLASLLAYAKWTGPNNDTIRLQDLNQFWDLYTLAYAVHAYNAPRVYTAETWNFFLTSKKIKVEFVDPISGVGSFIAARSIEPAQTQTTTTSSTQQTTTTSSSQQQTTTTSQPTTSTSQPTSSTSSTSSGGGICGPAFIVGLAVLPLLLRRRK
- a CDS encoding ABC transporter permease — encoded protein: MGMSFGKYVAYRLVNAVIILFLAVLLMSALFTKLATIQLTDQVNSEVQQWVRSYTQTHHEKPTEQMIEQYKQSRIHYYHLDQPYWKRTWEYAINTFTFHWGQSFQKVFGTTVIVDQIKTALARTILLFTTAEILVIIIGLALGIKSARSPGSLLDRTISILAMVTTSLPMWWLGMLMILIFVVYLGWLPITLYSQVEVSGWTNILKKMSLPVLTIVINLFGGWAWTTRNIMIGTMQEDFIMVARAKGVPERKIIYGHALKAAAPPIITMVIFGLIGSLGGAIITEIVFNWPGMGRLYYEALQLNAVKTMMALNYMFAMMTVFSMVLADILYAYLDPRVRIGAAARS